The following is a genomic window from Pseudothermotoga thermarum DSM 5069.
GTTGAGAGAAATTGGTACGTTGAAAATTGAGGAGAAAAAAGTTCAGCTGCGAATAGATTCAGCAAATGTTAATCGAGATCGTCATGAAAAAATCGTTAAATTCGATGTTTTACCTTGGATTCCTTTGCAAGAAGATATAAGGTTTGCCAAGAATTTGGCGCGGGAAATTTTTCAGCATTTTTCAAAATCTTCAGGAAATTACTGTTTGGTGTATGATCATGGTTTTCGCTTCGTACCTTTTGAAATGGTTTTGAACACTGTTGATGAAATATCATCCTGCTTTCAAGAGGTGACGTTATGAAAGGCAACCATGAATATGTAAGGTGGGCAATTAAATGTATTGAGAGTTATATTAGAGACCATAAAATACTCGATCCAATCCGTGACGGAGCACCCGCAGATTTGCTGCAAAGGCGTGCTGGGGCTTTTGTGAGTCTACATAAACTTGATGGATCACTTAGAGGATGTATTGGAACGTATCTGCCAACTAGAAAAAACCTTGCCGAGGAAATCATGTACAACGCAATAGCTGCTGCAACTGAGGATCCTAGGTTCGAGCCGGTTAGAGAAGAGGAACTTGACGAGATAGAAGTTTCAGTGGATATTCTGAGTGAACCCTGGCAAGTTACATTTGAGCAGTACATGAACTTGGACCCAAAAAAATACGGAGTAATTGTTATGAGTGGTTTTAGAAGAGGTCTTTTACTCCCAGATCTTCCCGGTGTTGAAACACCAGATCAG
Proteins encoded in this region:
- the amrA gene encoding AmmeMemoRadiSam system protein A, encoding MKGNHEYVRWAIKCIESYIRDHKILDPIRDGAPADLLQRRAGAFVSLHKLDGSLRGCIGTYLPTRKNLAEEIMYNAIAAATEDPRFEPVREEELDEIEVSVDILSEPWQVTFEQYMNLDPKKYGVIVMSGFRRGLLLPDLPGVETPDQQLKIALRKAGISPYEKFSIYVFTVERYH